A section of the Oncorhynchus gorbuscha isolate QuinsamMale2020 ecotype Even-year linkage group LG04, OgorEven_v1.0, whole genome shotgun sequence genome encodes:
- the LOC124034392 gene encoding lysine-specific demethylase 2B-like isoform X3: protein MVKDASGVVNDELPNCWECPKCNYAGKTGKVCKQKRGPGFKYASNLPGSLLKEQKAVKEEGEATSTSTAKRKPEGDDISRHRPEEREPLHRHPPVLTPSTLPRPRPEDKLRKKRKLFDDDEEEDFSVRKKGKADEPLFPKLLHQIKTEEEDQEEEVDEEGTDSLFWRGLERRARLEDTEDWDGKDTKTNVPRPPLKTPVLDSDQSHCSSPQAGPSSEGGSEPQEKGPRPKARRKRRLPNKELSKALNQEIQKTEDCLANENRQPLKVEPESENEAPKSGFRIGSDLGGERPHLRIKEMNGTPWELRHFYPSQITPLGFNRSSPGTRPLPPRSPPKCVQMERHVIRPPPISPPPDRLPLVDGKTHAVQREVWMKLFGHFTHKELCVCMRVCKTWNRWCCDKRLWTNIDLNRCKSITPLMLSGIIRRQPLSLDLSWTNISKKQLSWLINRLPGLRVLLLSGCSWVAVSALCTSSCPLLRTLDVQWVEGLKDAQMRDLLSPPTDNRPGQLDNRCKLRNILGLRLAGLDITDASLRLIIRHMPLLSRLDLSYCNHINDHSVNLLTAAGTTTRDSLTEINLSVCNRVTDHSLTFFKRCGSICHIDLRYCKQVTKMACEQFIAEMSVSVQFGLKEDKLLQKLS from the exons ATG GTAAAAGATGCTTCTGGCGTGGTGAACGATGAACTTCCTAACTGTTGGGAATGTCCCAAATGCAACTACGCTGGGAAAACCGGAAAA GTCTGCAAGCAAAAAAGGGGACCAGGGTTCAAGTATGCGTCTAACCTCCCTGGCTCCCTGCTGAAGGAGCAGAAGGCAGTCAAGGAGGAGGGTGAGGCCACATCTACGTCTACAGCCAAGAGAAAGCCTGAGGGGGATGATATCTCAAGACACAGACCTGAGGAACGGGAGCCCCTCCACAGACACCCCCCTGTCCTGACCCCCAGCACCCTGCCTCGGCCCAGACCTGAGGACAAactgaggaagaagaggaagctCTTCGACGATGACGAGGAAGAGGACTTCAGTGTGAGGAAGAAG gGAAAGGCAGATGAACCTCTGTTCCCCAAACTCCTTCATCAGATCAAGACTGAGGAGGAAGACCAGGAGGAGGAAGTGGATGAGGAGGGGACGGACTCTCTGTTCTGGcgaggcctggagaggagagctCGTTTAGAAGATACCGAGGACTGGGATGGCAAAGACACAAAGACAAACGTTCCAAGGCCTCCTCTCAAAACTCCTGTTCTAGACAGTGACCAGTCTCACTGCAGCTCTCCACAGGCTGGCCCCAGCAGCGAGGGTGGCAGTGAACCCCAGGAGAAGGGCCCACGCCCCAAAGCACGCCGCAAACGCCGTTTACCCAACAAGGAGCTGAGCAAAGCACTGAACCAGGAGATCCAAAAGACTGAGGACTGCCTAGCCAATGAGAACCGCCAGCCCCTCAAGGTGGAGCCAGAGAGTGAGAATGAGGCGCCCAAGAGTGGCTTCCGCATCGGCAGTGACCTGGGAGGGGAGCGCCCCCACCTCCGGATCAAGGAAATGAACGGCACCCCCTGGGAGCTGCGCCACTTCTATCCCAGCCAGATCACCCCTCTGGGCTTCAACAGGAGCTCCCCTGGCACCCGGCCCCTGCCCCCACGCTCCCCACCCAAGTGTGTCCAAATGGAGCGGCACGTAATCCGGCCACCCCCCATCAGCCCCCCGCCGGACAGACTTCCCCTGGTGGACGGGAAGACCCATGCAGTTCAGCGAGAGGTCTGGATGAAGCTCTTTGGGCACTTCACACACAAGGAGctgtgtgtctgcatgcgtgTCTGCAAGACATGGAATAGATG GTGCTGTGATAAAAGACTGTGGACCAACATCGATCTGAACCGCTGTAAATCTATCACTCCCCTCATGCTGAGTGGCATCATCCGCAGACAGCCCCTCTCACTGGACCTCAGCTGGACCAACATCTCCAAGAAGCAGCTGAGCTGGCTAATAAACCGCTTACCAG GTCTGCGGGTGTTGCTGCTCTCAGGGTGCTCGTGGGTGGCTGTGTCTGCCCTCTGCACCTCTAGCTGCCCTCTGCTGCGCACCCTGGATGTGCAGTGGGTGGAAGGGCTCAAAGATGCCCAGATGAGGGACCTGCTCTCGCCCCCGACCGATAACAGACCAG GTCAGTTGGACAACCGCTGTAAACTGAGGAACATCCTGGGCTTGCGTCTGGCCGGGCTGGACATCACAGACGCCTCTCTGCGTCTGATTATCAGACATATGCCATTACTTTCCCGACTGGACCTGAGCTACTGCAACCACATCAACGACCATTCGGTCAACCTGCTGACGGCCGCAGGGACCACAACCAGAGATTCACTCACAGAGATCAACCTGTCAG TTTGTAATAGGGTGACAGACCATTCCCTTACCTTCTTCAAGCGCTGTGGAAGCATCTGTCATATTGACCTGCGCTATTGCAAACAGGTGACCAAGATGGCCTGTGAACAGTTCATAGCAGAGATGTCTGTGAGTGTACAGTTTGGACTCAAAGAGGACAAATTACTGCAGAAACTCAGTTAG
- the LOC124034392 gene encoding lysine-specific demethylase 2B-like isoform X4 gives MVKDASGVVNDELPNCWECPKCNYAGKTGKQKRGPGFKYASNLPGSLLKEQKAVKEEGEATSTSTAKRKPEGDDISRHRPEEREPLHRHPPVLTPSTLPRPRPEDKLRKKRKLFDDDEEEDFSVRKKGKADEPLFPKLLHQIKTEEEDQEEEVDEEGTDSLFWRGLERRARLEDTEDWDGKDTKTNVPRPPLKTPVLDSDQSHCSSPQAGPSSEGGSEPQEKGPRPKARRKRRLPNKELSKALNQEIQKTEDCLANENRQPLKVEPESENEAPKSGFRIGSDLGGERPHLRIKEMNGTPWELRHFYPSQITPLGFNRSSPGTRPLPPRSPPKCVQMERHVIRPPPISPPPDRLPLVDGKTHAVQREVWMKLFGHFTHKELCVCMRVCKTWNRWCCDKRLWTNIDLNRCKSITPLMLSGIIRRQPLSLDLSWTNISKKQLSWLINRLPGLRVLLLSGCSWVAVSALCTSSCPLLRTLDVQWVEGLKDAQMRDLLSPPTDNRPGQLDNRCKLRNILGLRLAGLDITDASLRLIIRHMPLLSRLDLSYCNHINDHSVNLLTAAGTTTRDSLTEINLSVCNRVTDHSLTFFKRCGSICHIDLRYCKQVTKMACEQFIAEMSVSVQFGLKEDKLLQKLS, from the exons ATG GTAAAAGATGCTTCTGGCGTGGTGAACGATGAACTTCCTAACTGTTGGGAATGTCCCAAATGCAACTACGCTGGGAAAACCGGAAAA CAAAAAAGGGGACCAGGGTTCAAGTATGCGTCTAACCTCCCTGGCTCCCTGCTGAAGGAGCAGAAGGCAGTCAAGGAGGAGGGTGAGGCCACATCTACGTCTACAGCCAAGAGAAAGCCTGAGGGGGATGATATCTCAAGACACAGACCTGAGGAACGGGAGCCCCTCCACAGACACCCCCCTGTCCTGACCCCCAGCACCCTGCCTCGGCCCAGACCTGAGGACAAactgaggaagaagaggaagctCTTCGACGATGACGAGGAAGAGGACTTCAGTGTGAGGAAGAAG gGAAAGGCAGATGAACCTCTGTTCCCCAAACTCCTTCATCAGATCAAGACTGAGGAGGAAGACCAGGAGGAGGAAGTGGATGAGGAGGGGACGGACTCTCTGTTCTGGcgaggcctggagaggagagctCGTTTAGAAGATACCGAGGACTGGGATGGCAAAGACACAAAGACAAACGTTCCAAGGCCTCCTCTCAAAACTCCTGTTCTAGACAGTGACCAGTCTCACTGCAGCTCTCCACAGGCTGGCCCCAGCAGCGAGGGTGGCAGTGAACCCCAGGAGAAGGGCCCACGCCCCAAAGCACGCCGCAAACGCCGTTTACCCAACAAGGAGCTGAGCAAAGCACTGAACCAGGAGATCCAAAAGACTGAGGACTGCCTAGCCAATGAGAACCGCCAGCCCCTCAAGGTGGAGCCAGAGAGTGAGAATGAGGCGCCCAAGAGTGGCTTCCGCATCGGCAGTGACCTGGGAGGGGAGCGCCCCCACCTCCGGATCAAGGAAATGAACGGCACCCCCTGGGAGCTGCGCCACTTCTATCCCAGCCAGATCACCCCTCTGGGCTTCAACAGGAGCTCCCCTGGCACCCGGCCCCTGCCCCCACGCTCCCCACCCAAGTGTGTCCAAATGGAGCGGCACGTAATCCGGCCACCCCCCATCAGCCCCCCGCCGGACAGACTTCCCCTGGTGGACGGGAAGACCCATGCAGTTCAGCGAGAGGTCTGGATGAAGCTCTTTGGGCACTTCACACACAAGGAGctgtgtgtctgcatgcgtgTCTGCAAGACATGGAATAGATG GTGCTGTGATAAAAGACTGTGGACCAACATCGATCTGAACCGCTGTAAATCTATCACTCCCCTCATGCTGAGTGGCATCATCCGCAGACAGCCCCTCTCACTGGACCTCAGCTGGACCAACATCTCCAAGAAGCAGCTGAGCTGGCTAATAAACCGCTTACCAG GTCTGCGGGTGTTGCTGCTCTCAGGGTGCTCGTGGGTGGCTGTGTCTGCCCTCTGCACCTCTAGCTGCCCTCTGCTGCGCACCCTGGATGTGCAGTGGGTGGAAGGGCTCAAAGATGCCCAGATGAGGGACCTGCTCTCGCCCCCGACCGATAACAGACCAG GTCAGTTGGACAACCGCTGTAAACTGAGGAACATCCTGGGCTTGCGTCTGGCCGGGCTGGACATCACAGACGCCTCTCTGCGTCTGATTATCAGACATATGCCATTACTTTCCCGACTGGACCTGAGCTACTGCAACCACATCAACGACCATTCGGTCAACCTGCTGACGGCCGCAGGGACCACAACCAGAGATTCACTCACAGAGATCAACCTGTCAG TTTGTAATAGGGTGACAGACCATTCCCTTACCTTCTTCAAGCGCTGTGGAAGCATCTGTCATATTGACCTGCGCTATTGCAAACAGGTGACCAAGATGGCCTGTGAACAGTTCATAGCAGAGATGTCTGTGAGTGTACAGTTTGGACTCAAAGAGGACAAATTACTGCAGAAACTCAGTTAG
- the LOC124034392 gene encoding lysine-specific demethylase 2B-like isoform X2 — protein sequence MALSLSADEEDYDSESEQQREANRPKPKMGTSAAVKLPSNRSASGARRRRTRCRKCEACLRTECGECHFCKDMKKFGGPGRMKQSCIMRQCIAPVLPHTAVCVVCGEAGKEDTLEEEDKFNVMLMECSICNEIVHPNCLKVKDASGVVNDELPNCWECPKCNYAGKTGKQKRGPGFKYASNLPGSLLKEQKAVKEEGEATSTSTAKRKPEGDDISRHRPEEREPLHRHPPVLTPSTLPRPRPEDKLRKKRKLFDDDEEEDFSVRKKGKADEPLFPKLLHQIKTEEEDQEEEVDEEGTDSLFWRGLERRARLEDTEDWDGKDTKTNVPRPPLKTPVLDSDQSHCSSPQAGPSSEGGSEPQEKGPRPKARRKRRLPNKELSKALNQEIQKTEDCLANENRQPLKVEPESENEAPKSGFRIGSDLGGERPHLRIKEMNGTPWELRHFYPSQITPLGFNRSSPGTRPLPPRSPPKCVQMERHVIRPPPISPPPDRLPLVDGKTHAVQREVWMKLFGHFTHKELCVCMRVCKTWNRWCCDKRLWTNIDLNRCKSITPLMLSGIIRRQPLSLDLSWTNISKKQLSWLINRLPGLRVLLLSGCSWVAVSALCTSSCPLLRTLDVQWVEGLKDAQMRDLLSPPTDNRPGQLDNRCKLRNILGLRLAGLDITDASLRLIIRHMPLLSRLDLSYCNHINDHSVNLLTAAGTTTRDSLTEINLSVCNRVTDHSLTFFKRCGSICHIDLRYCKQVTKMACEQFIAEMSVSVQFGLKEDKLLQKLS from the exons cAACGAGAAGCCAACCGGCCAAAGCCCAAGATGGGGACTTCAGCAGCGGTCAAGCTGCCGTCCAATCGCAGTGCGTCTGGCGCCAGACGCAGGAGAACACGCTGCCGAAAGTGTGAGGCCTGCCTCCGAACTGAGTGTGGAGAATGTCACTTCTGTAAAGACATGAAGAAGTTTGGAGGACCTGGGCGCATGAAGCAGTCCTGTATCATGAGGCAGTGTATTGCA CCTGTCCTGCCccacacagctgtgtgtgtggtgtgcggaGAAGCAGGGAAGGAGGACAcattggaggaggaggacaagttCAACGTCATGCTCATGGAGTGCTCCATCTGCAATGAGATTGTCCACCCCAACTGCTTAAAG GTAAAAGATGCTTCTGGCGTGGTGAACGATGAACTTCCTAACTGTTGGGAATGTCCCAAATGCAACTACGCTGGGAAAACCGGAAAA CAAAAAAGGGGACCAGGGTTCAAGTATGCGTCTAACCTCCCTGGCTCCCTGCTGAAGGAGCAGAAGGCAGTCAAGGAGGAGGGTGAGGCCACATCTACGTCTACAGCCAAGAGAAAGCCTGAGGGGGATGATATCTCAAGACACAGACCTGAGGAACGGGAGCCCCTCCACAGACACCCCCCTGTCCTGACCCCCAGCACCCTGCCTCGGCCCAGACCTGAGGACAAactgaggaagaagaggaagctCTTCGACGATGACGAGGAAGAGGACTTCAGTGTGAGGAAGAAG gGAAAGGCAGATGAACCTCTGTTCCCCAAACTCCTTCATCAGATCAAGACTGAGGAGGAAGACCAGGAGGAGGAAGTGGATGAGGAGGGGACGGACTCTCTGTTCTGGcgaggcctggagaggagagctCGTTTAGAAGATACCGAGGACTGGGATGGCAAAGACACAAAGACAAACGTTCCAAGGCCTCCTCTCAAAACTCCTGTTCTAGACAGTGACCAGTCTCACTGCAGCTCTCCACAGGCTGGCCCCAGCAGCGAGGGTGGCAGTGAACCCCAGGAGAAGGGCCCACGCCCCAAAGCACGCCGCAAACGCCGTTTACCCAACAAGGAGCTGAGCAAAGCACTGAACCAGGAGATCCAAAAGACTGAGGACTGCCTAGCCAATGAGAACCGCCAGCCCCTCAAGGTGGAGCCAGAGAGTGAGAATGAGGCGCCCAAGAGTGGCTTCCGCATCGGCAGTGACCTGGGAGGGGAGCGCCCCCACCTCCGGATCAAGGAAATGAACGGCACCCCCTGGGAGCTGCGCCACTTCTATCCCAGCCAGATCACCCCTCTGGGCTTCAACAGGAGCTCCCCTGGCACCCGGCCCCTGCCCCCACGCTCCCCACCCAAGTGTGTCCAAATGGAGCGGCACGTAATCCGGCCACCCCCCATCAGCCCCCCGCCGGACAGACTTCCCCTGGTGGACGGGAAGACCCATGCAGTTCAGCGAGAGGTCTGGATGAAGCTCTTTGGGCACTTCACACACAAGGAGctgtgtgtctgcatgcgtgTCTGCAAGACATGGAATAGATG GTGCTGTGATAAAAGACTGTGGACCAACATCGATCTGAACCGCTGTAAATCTATCACTCCCCTCATGCTGAGTGGCATCATCCGCAGACAGCCCCTCTCACTGGACCTCAGCTGGACCAACATCTCCAAGAAGCAGCTGAGCTGGCTAATAAACCGCTTACCAG GTCTGCGGGTGTTGCTGCTCTCAGGGTGCTCGTGGGTGGCTGTGTCTGCCCTCTGCACCTCTAGCTGCCCTCTGCTGCGCACCCTGGATGTGCAGTGGGTGGAAGGGCTCAAAGATGCCCAGATGAGGGACCTGCTCTCGCCCCCGACCGATAACAGACCAG GTCAGTTGGACAACCGCTGTAAACTGAGGAACATCCTGGGCTTGCGTCTGGCCGGGCTGGACATCACAGACGCCTCTCTGCGTCTGATTATCAGACATATGCCATTACTTTCCCGACTGGACCTGAGCTACTGCAACCACATCAACGACCATTCGGTCAACCTGCTGACGGCCGCAGGGACCACAACCAGAGATTCACTCACAGAGATCAACCTGTCAG TTTGTAATAGGGTGACAGACCATTCCCTTACCTTCTTCAAGCGCTGTGGAAGCATCTGTCATATTGACCTGCGCTATTGCAAACAGGTGACCAAGATGGCCTGTGAACAGTTCATAGCAGAGATGTCTGTGAGTGTACAGTTTGGACTCAAAGAGGACAAATTACTGCAGAAACTCAGTTAG
- the LOC124034392 gene encoding lysine-specific demethylase 2B-like isoform X1, with amino-acid sequence MALSLSADEEDYDSESEQQREANRPKPKMGTSAAVKLPSNRSASGARRRRTRCRKCEACLRTECGECHFCKDMKKFGGPGRMKQSCIMRQCIAPVLPHTAVCVVCGEAGKEDTLEEEDKFNVMLMECSICNEIVHPNCLKVKDASGVVNDELPNCWECPKCNYAGKTGKVCKQKRGPGFKYASNLPGSLLKEQKAVKEEGEATSTSTAKRKPEGDDISRHRPEEREPLHRHPPVLTPSTLPRPRPEDKLRKKRKLFDDDEEEDFSVRKKGKADEPLFPKLLHQIKTEEEDQEEEVDEEGTDSLFWRGLERRARLEDTEDWDGKDTKTNVPRPPLKTPVLDSDQSHCSSPQAGPSSEGGSEPQEKGPRPKARRKRRLPNKELSKALNQEIQKTEDCLANENRQPLKVEPESENEAPKSGFRIGSDLGGERPHLRIKEMNGTPWELRHFYPSQITPLGFNRSSPGTRPLPPRSPPKCVQMERHVIRPPPISPPPDRLPLVDGKTHAVQREVWMKLFGHFTHKELCVCMRVCKTWNRWCCDKRLWTNIDLNRCKSITPLMLSGIIRRQPLSLDLSWTNISKKQLSWLINRLPGLRVLLLSGCSWVAVSALCTSSCPLLRTLDVQWVEGLKDAQMRDLLSPPTDNRPGQLDNRCKLRNILGLRLAGLDITDASLRLIIRHMPLLSRLDLSYCNHINDHSVNLLTAAGTTTRDSLTEINLSVCNRVTDHSLTFFKRCGSICHIDLRYCKQVTKMACEQFIAEMSVSVQFGLKEDKLLQKLS; translated from the exons cAACGAGAAGCCAACCGGCCAAAGCCCAAGATGGGGACTTCAGCAGCGGTCAAGCTGCCGTCCAATCGCAGTGCGTCTGGCGCCAGACGCAGGAGAACACGCTGCCGAAAGTGTGAGGCCTGCCTCCGAACTGAGTGTGGAGAATGTCACTTCTGTAAAGACATGAAGAAGTTTGGAGGACCTGGGCGCATGAAGCAGTCCTGTATCATGAGGCAGTGTATTGCA CCTGTCCTGCCccacacagctgtgtgtgtggtgtgcggaGAAGCAGGGAAGGAGGACAcattggaggaggaggacaagttCAACGTCATGCTCATGGAGTGCTCCATCTGCAATGAGATTGTCCACCCCAACTGCTTAAAG GTAAAAGATGCTTCTGGCGTGGTGAACGATGAACTTCCTAACTGTTGGGAATGTCCCAAATGCAACTACGCTGGGAAAACCGGAAAA GTCTGCAAGCAAAAAAGGGGACCAGGGTTCAAGTATGCGTCTAACCTCCCTGGCTCCCTGCTGAAGGAGCAGAAGGCAGTCAAGGAGGAGGGTGAGGCCACATCTACGTCTACAGCCAAGAGAAAGCCTGAGGGGGATGATATCTCAAGACACAGACCTGAGGAACGGGAGCCCCTCCACAGACACCCCCCTGTCCTGACCCCCAGCACCCTGCCTCGGCCCAGACCTGAGGACAAactgaggaagaagaggaagctCTTCGACGATGACGAGGAAGAGGACTTCAGTGTGAGGAAGAAG gGAAAGGCAGATGAACCTCTGTTCCCCAAACTCCTTCATCAGATCAAGACTGAGGAGGAAGACCAGGAGGAGGAAGTGGATGAGGAGGGGACGGACTCTCTGTTCTGGcgaggcctggagaggagagctCGTTTAGAAGATACCGAGGACTGGGATGGCAAAGACACAAAGACAAACGTTCCAAGGCCTCCTCTCAAAACTCCTGTTCTAGACAGTGACCAGTCTCACTGCAGCTCTCCACAGGCTGGCCCCAGCAGCGAGGGTGGCAGTGAACCCCAGGAGAAGGGCCCACGCCCCAAAGCACGCCGCAAACGCCGTTTACCCAACAAGGAGCTGAGCAAAGCACTGAACCAGGAGATCCAAAAGACTGAGGACTGCCTAGCCAATGAGAACCGCCAGCCCCTCAAGGTGGAGCCAGAGAGTGAGAATGAGGCGCCCAAGAGTGGCTTCCGCATCGGCAGTGACCTGGGAGGGGAGCGCCCCCACCTCCGGATCAAGGAAATGAACGGCACCCCCTGGGAGCTGCGCCACTTCTATCCCAGCCAGATCACCCCTCTGGGCTTCAACAGGAGCTCCCCTGGCACCCGGCCCCTGCCCCCACGCTCCCCACCCAAGTGTGTCCAAATGGAGCGGCACGTAATCCGGCCACCCCCCATCAGCCCCCCGCCGGACAGACTTCCCCTGGTGGACGGGAAGACCCATGCAGTTCAGCGAGAGGTCTGGATGAAGCTCTTTGGGCACTTCACACACAAGGAGctgtgtgtctgcatgcgtgTCTGCAAGACATGGAATAGATG GTGCTGTGATAAAAGACTGTGGACCAACATCGATCTGAACCGCTGTAAATCTATCACTCCCCTCATGCTGAGTGGCATCATCCGCAGACAGCCCCTCTCACTGGACCTCAGCTGGACCAACATCTCCAAGAAGCAGCTGAGCTGGCTAATAAACCGCTTACCAG GTCTGCGGGTGTTGCTGCTCTCAGGGTGCTCGTGGGTGGCTGTGTCTGCCCTCTGCACCTCTAGCTGCCCTCTGCTGCGCACCCTGGATGTGCAGTGGGTGGAAGGGCTCAAAGATGCCCAGATGAGGGACCTGCTCTCGCCCCCGACCGATAACAGACCAG GTCAGTTGGACAACCGCTGTAAACTGAGGAACATCCTGGGCTTGCGTCTGGCCGGGCTGGACATCACAGACGCCTCTCTGCGTCTGATTATCAGACATATGCCATTACTTTCCCGACTGGACCTGAGCTACTGCAACCACATCAACGACCATTCGGTCAACCTGCTGACGGCCGCAGGGACCACAACCAGAGATTCACTCACAGAGATCAACCTGTCAG TTTGTAATAGGGTGACAGACCATTCCCTTACCTTCTTCAAGCGCTGTGGAAGCATCTGTCATATTGACCTGCGCTATTGCAAACAGGTGACCAAGATGGCCTGTGAACAGTTCATAGCAGAGATGTCTGTGAGTGTACAGTTTGGACTCAAAGAGGACAAATTACTGCAGAAACTCAGTTAG